The following are from one region of the Nostoc cf. commune SO-36 genome:
- a CDS encoding rhomboid family intramembrane serine protease, producing MIPIGDNIRCRSKPIINYWLIGINIAVFLWELRLEFSGELGYFINSWGVIPAQISGAITNALFFNNSAAWIIVIWRAFSLLLGIFLHGSFSQILGNLLFLWVFGKTVENILGHGRYLGFYLATGAIASLVQILAEPSLTVPLIGGNGAIAAVLGVYIMKFPKAKIDTILPLIILYIPIEVPAFFYIFWWFGQQLFYGIGSLNIPPVGVNQSGAVFWGQVVGLLIGAAFMRLKK from the coding sequence ATGATTCCTATTGGTGATAATATTCGTTGTCGGAGTAAGCCAATTATTAATTATTGGTTAATTGGCATTAATATTGCCGTCTTTTTATGGGAACTTAGACTAGAATTTAGTGGTGAATTAGGATATTTTATCAATAGTTGGGGTGTGATTCCAGCGCAGATTAGTGGGGCAATTACAAATGCACTCTTTTTTAACAACTCTGCTGCTTGGATAATTGTAATTTGGCGAGCATTCTCACTACTTTTGGGAATATTTCTGCACGGCAGTTTTAGTCAAATATTAGGAAACCTACTATTTTTGTGGGTTTTTGGAAAAACTGTAGAAAATATTCTCGGGCATGGACGCTATCTAGGATTTTATCTGGCTACTGGTGCGATCGCATCTTTAGTACAAATTCTGGCTGAACCTAGTTTGACAGTACCATTGATTGGGGGCAATGGTGCGATCGCAGCTGTTTTAGGAGTGTATATTATGAAGTTTCCTAAAGCTAAAATTGACACAATTTTGCCGCTAATAATTTTGTATATTCCCATCGAAGTTCCAGCCTTTTTCTATATATTTTGGTGGTTTGGACAACAATTATTTTATGGTATCGGCAGTTTAAACATTCCCCCCGTTGGTGTAAATCAATCGGGTGCTGTCTTCTGGGGGCAAGTTGTAGGATTATTGATTGGTGCAGCTTTCATGCGTCTAAAGAAATAA
- a CDS encoding beta strand repeat-containing protein, translating to MANIIGTEGNDTLQGITDYELDTLTGGGGKDIFVYNVNNGTEQPDIITDFGGIGKGTNPSATVIAEVDTIKFVGGGLTAQNLVLTQNGTNLEIGFEGIGGYKVGSRQFQKITKVILQNFALENLDNLTKSTGATLNSGNILFNGQSSIQDSFDVFNANSTQSSVFRKNTVTFLNDLDNNVNGFDNSDDVINGQGGDDIINGLSGNDLLRGGTGNDTLIGGVGDDTLVAGTRSDFNVNNSEGDDLLDGGDGNDTLFASGYQYYPLLYLEGYDFRSKGNNTLNGGAGDDTLSASGSTGDSLLIGGDGNDSLNISGYSQLLYLEDDFNSVSSGNNTLNGGAGDDTLSASGSKGDNLLSGGNGNDSVSISGGEDYSSNEDFFSFSDSRSSGNNTLNGGAGDDTLSASGSKGNNLLFGGDGNDSVSISGDLNTYNIRYYGGSNNESRSFGNNTLNGGAGNDNLSAGGSTGDNLLSGGDGNDTLSVSGYYSQQIRDGNEDFYQLPSDSNSTNNSRSSGNNTLNGGAGDDNLSAIGSTGDNLLSGGDGNDSLSISGYDDSSSYSEYANDQLIDTYYNEYNSRSFGNNTLNGGAGNDSLNVDSSLGDNLLDGGDGNDTLTASGASGNNILKGGSGDDILTGGKGNDSLYGGSGSDTFVFSSFNEGLDTIYGFKTTNEVIQVSSAGFGGGFSAGVLLANQFTLGTSATTSTERFIYNSTTGALFFDQDGSASAFTQVQFGLVTAGLSLNNSNFVVV from the coding sequence ATGGCAAATATCATTGGAACCGAAGGTAACGATACCTTACAAGGCATTACCGATTACGAGTTAGACACCCTAACTGGTGGAGGGGGCAAGGATATATTTGTTTACAACGTTAACAACGGAACTGAACAGCCAGACATAATCACTGATTTTGGTGGCATCGGTAAAGGCACAAATCCCTCAGCAACAGTCATTGCTGAAGTCGATACCATCAAATTTGTTGGTGGTGGGTTGACTGCACAAAATCTGGTACTCACCCAGAATGGCACAAACTTGGAAATCGGCTTTGAAGGGATAGGAGGTTATAAAGTTGGATCTCGTCAATTTCAAAAGATAACTAAAGTCATCCTGCAAAACTTTGCTTTGGAAAATCTAGATAACCTCACCAAATCTACTGGAGCCACTCTAAACTCAGGCAATATTCTATTTAATGGGCAAAGCAGTATTCAAGACAGCTTTGATGTCTTCAATGCTAACTCCACTCAAAGCAGTGTCTTTAGAAAAAACACAGTCACCTTCCTCAACGACCTGGACAACAATGTTAACGGTTTTGACAACTCAGATGATGTTATCAACGGTCAAGGAGGTGACGACATCATCAACGGCTTAAGTGGTAACGACTTGCTGCGGGGTGGTACTGGCAACGATACTCTCATTGGTGGTGTGGGCGATGATACTCTTGTTGCTGGTACGAGGAGTGACTTCAATGTTAACAATTCAGAAGGGGATGACCTGCTCGATGGAGGCGATGGTAATGATACTCTCTTCGCCTCTGGCTACCAGTACTACCCTCTATTGTACTTAGAAGGCTACGACTTCCGGTCTAAAGGGAATAACACTCTCAACGGTGGTGCTGGTGATGATACCTTGAGTGCTAGCGGTTCAACAGGCGATAGCCTGCTTATTGGTGGCGATGGCAACGATTCCCTAAACATCTCTGGTTATTCCCAATTACTTTACCTCGAGGACGACTTCAACTCTGTATCGTCTGGCAATAACACTCTCAACGGTGGTGCTGGTGACGATACCTTGAGTGCTAGCGGTTCAAAAGGCGATAATTTACTGTCTGGGGGCAATGGTAATGATTCTGTCTCCATCTCTGGCGGAGAAGATTATAGCTCTAATGAAGACTTTTTCTCTTTCTCTGACTCTCGCTCATCTGGCAATAACACCCTCAACGGTGGTGCTGGTGATGATACCTTGAGTGCTAGTGGTTCAAAAGGCAATAACCTGCTTTTTGGAGGGGATGGCAATGATTCTGTCTCCATCTCTGGCGATTTGAATACATATAATATCCGGTATTATGGTGGCTCTAACAACGAGTCTCGCTCTTTTGGCAATAACACGCTCAACGGTGGTGCTGGTAACGATAACTTGAGTGCTGGTGGTTCAACAGGCGATAACCTGCTGTCTGGTGGCGATGGCAATGATACTCTCTCCGTCTCTGGCTACTACAGCCAACAGATAAGAGACGGAAACGAGGATTTTTACCAGCTTCCCAGTGACTCTAATTCCACAAACAACTCTCGCTCTTCTGGCAATAACACGCTCAATGGTGGCGCTGGCGATGATAACTTGAGCGCTATTGGTTCAACAGGCGATAATTTACTCTCTGGTGGTGATGGCAATGATTCTCTTTCCATCTCTGGCTATGATGATTCTAGCTCCTACTCTGAGTATGCCAACGACCAGCTCATCGACACCTACTACAACGAGTACAACTCTCGCTCTTTTGGCAATAACACGCTCAACGGTGGTGCTGGTAACGATTCTTTGAATGTTGACTCTTCATTAGGCGATAATCTACTCGACGGTGGTGATGGCAATGATACCCTCACAGCGTCTGGGGCTTCTGGTAATAACATTCTCAAAGGTGGCAGTGGCGATGATATCCTCACAGGTGGCAAAGGTAATGATAGCCTTTATGGAGGAAGTGGTAGTGATACCTTTGTTTTCAGTAGTTTCAATGAAGGACTTGATACTATTTATGGCTTCAAAACCACTAATGAAGTAATTCAGGTGTCGTCTGCTGGTTTTGGCGGCGGTTTCTCAGCAGGTGTACTCTTAGCCAATCAATTTACACTTGGAACATCTGCAACCACTAGCACTGAAAGATTTATTTACAACTCCACTACAGGTGCATTGTTCTTTGACCAGGATGGTAGTGCAAGTGCATTTACTCAGGTACAATTTGGTTTAGTTACTGCTGGCTTGTCATTAAACAACAGCAATTTTGTTGTTGTTTAA
- a CDS encoding macro domain-containing protein has product MKLILVAPNSLLCAAFQQHFNYLPNVEIVNNYFEWLPDFDCMVSPANSFGMMDGGIDAAIIRFFGHSLMARVQQRILEDYLGEQPVGTSMIVETGHYKHPFLAHTPTMRVPMIIAGTDIPYIAMWAMLLAVRQHNQHARQKINTIACPGLGTGIGRVPYTEAARQMALAYDHFLYPPKHLNCIVAAERQLQIWEGGDFR; this is encoded by the coding sequence TTGAAACTGATATTGGTAGCTCCTAACTCTTTGTTGTGTGCAGCCTTTCAACAGCATTTTAATTACTTACCCAATGTAGAAATAGTGAATAACTATTTCGAGTGGTTGCCAGATTTTGATTGTATGGTCAGCCCTGCTAACTCTTTCGGAATGATGGATGGTGGCATAGATGCGGCAATTATCCGTTTTTTCGGTCATTCCTTAATGGCAAGAGTCCAGCAGCGCATTCTTGAAGATTATTTGGGTGAACAGCCTGTGGGAACATCAATGATTGTGGAAACAGGTCATTACAAGCATCCTTTTTTGGCTCATACACCTACCATGCGAGTTCCCATGATTATTGCTGGGACAGATATTCCTTATATTGCGATGTGGGCGATGCTGTTAGCAGTTCGCCAGCATAATCAACACGCTAGGCAAAAAATTAACACCATTGCCTGTCCTGGATTGGGTACAGGAATAGGACGAGTGCCATATACTGAAGCTGCTAGACAGATGGCCTTAGCTTACGATCATTTTCTCTATCCACCAAAGCATCTCAATTGCATAGTTGCAGCTGAAAGACAACTTCAGATATGGGAAGGAGGAGATTTTAGGTAA
- a CDS encoding DUF3368 domain-containing protein — protein MQQAIERMINRGIRLSETVIAVALRQAGETN, from the coding sequence ATGCAGCAAGCTATTGAGCGTATGATAAACAGAGGAATTCGACTGAGTGAAACAGTCATCGCTGTTGCGCTCCGGCAAGCAGGGGAGACAAACTAA
- a CDS encoding tryptophan-rich sensory protein: MQQSTRGNYRDFWRQLVTLAAIFGAFVINVVSNLFPLNGLSIGEISNTLFKNVLIIPANYAFAIWGLIYLGLFAFGVYQALPNQRDEPDLRKTGYLLVIACVAQSIWVYLFLSRLFALSVIAMLLILLPLIGVYVQLEIGKSRVPRLKKWCIHFPISIYLGWISVATIVNVACALYFQGWNGWGISAVIWTLIMVLIATAVTAVIVIQRRDIAYTGVTLWALVAIALKHFDNSMLRNAVLFLAIVLALTATIQIRLSRTSHQ, encoded by the coding sequence ATGCAGCAGTCCACAAGAGGCAATTACCGGGATTTTTGGCGGCAGCTTGTTACGTTGGCTGCAATCTTTGGTGCTTTCGTTATCAACGTAGTATCAAACCTTTTTCCGCTCAATGGACTCAGCATAGGGGAAATTTCCAATACTTTGTTTAAAAATGTCCTGATTATCCCTGCCAATTACGCCTTTGCTATCTGGGGGCTGATTTACCTTGGATTGTTTGCTTTTGGGGTATACCAAGCTCTACCTAACCAACGAGATGAGCCTGATTTACGTAAGACAGGTTATCTGTTGGTGATTGCCTGTGTTGCTCAAAGTATCTGGGTGTATCTGTTTTTGTCTCGGCTTTTTGCTCTTTCTGTAATTGCAATGCTCTTGATTCTGTTGCCCCTAATTGGTGTTTATGTGCAATTAGAAATTGGCAAATCGCGTGTACCTCGGCTGAAAAAATGGTGTATTCACTTTCCGATTAGCATTTATCTAGGCTGGATTAGCGTGGCAACCATTGTTAACGTAGCGTGTGCTTTGTATTTTCAAGGGTGGAACGGTTGGGGGATTTCTGCTGTAATATGGACTCTCATCATGGTATTGATAGCAACAGCAGTTACAGCAGTTATTGTCATCCAGCGTCGAGACATAGCTTATACAGGAGTAACACTCTGGGCATTGGTGGCGATCGCACTTAAACATTTTGATAACTCAATGCTCAGAAATGCTGTGTTGTTTTTGGCAATTGTTCTAGCTTTGACTGCTACGATTCAAATAAGACTAAGCCGTACTTCTCACCAGTAG
- a CDS encoding GNAT family N-acetyltransferase, which yields MPTLKTLQPGDEVSLEEFLLQHSDTSMFARSQGVKRAILFTGHYNQAAQAVYRGIGFLPTGEKYGLVLFES from the coding sequence GTGCCTACTTTGAAAACCCTGCAACCTGGAGATGAAGTATCGCTGGAAGAATTTCTCTTGCAACACAGTGATACTTCTATGTTTGCGCGATCGCAGGGAGTAAAACGTGCCATCTTATTTACAGGTCATTATAACCAAGCAGCCCAAGCAGTTTATCGAGGAATTGGCTTTTTGCCTACTGGTGAGAAGTACGGCTTAGTCTTATTTGAATCGTAG
- a CDS encoding hybrid sensor histidine kinase/response regulator: protein MPNVDKINFKLTDELAVLRQRVAELEQSEIYYQQRQAALEDQLIQLETKLAIAAQNTQIQVGEYDVKKWHFEQATSTAFNLPTDVTVILQQLQQEIAQRQQVEVFLGESEKRLKLALEFSQMGLWDWNVVTNKAIWSENYQVLFGVLPGSFDGPYETFQKCVHPEDRQSVMQGIVHALAQKTDYNDEFRIIRSDQSVHWISAKGKFIYNDQGKPVRMIGVCMETTVCKQAVESTRELTTQVQEQANILNAILTASVDHIYIFNRRGCYQFVSHDAATVLGFKTQDLVGKTLQDLDVPADLIEQVDNQRQAVMKTGQPIKDECKYVTADGVHYYEYILTPLRNSNQNIEGVITVSRDITEHKRAEKSLRESEARFRRLFESNLIGVAFWNLDGFIVDANDAFLQLTGYTRDEFATLGRINWRELTPAEYKHLDDRALLEVQATGVSRVYEKEYVQRNGKRVPIVLGIALLDDSKDNGVAFLLDITQRKSFEKECSNLLQRERTARQQAEIANKIKDEFLAVLSHELRTPLNSILGWSKMLRTRNFDEKTTNRALETIERNAKLQTQLIEDLLDVSRILQGKLNLNICPVSLVMVVEAALETVQLAAQAKSIQIQTIFDPRLGQVMGDPNRLQQVVWNLLSNAVKFTPAGGRVEIRLMEVGNQAQIQVSDTGKGISPEFLPYVFDYFRQADGTITRTFGGLGLGLAIVRKVVEMHGGIVQAESSGEELGATFTVELPLLVRSEQLRHEENESSSCAPDSPLPSDTQILVVDDEPDIRDLITFILQDYGVQVTAVASAEEALQALSESIPDILISDIGMPKTDGYMLMREVRSRSPGQGGDVPAIALTAYAGEMNQQQALAAGFQMHISKPVDPDALVKAIADLIN from the coding sequence ATGCCAAATGTTGATAAAATTAACTTTAAATTAACTGATGAATTAGCAGTTTTACGTCAGCGTGTAGCTGAGTTAGAGCAATCAGAAATATATTATCAACAAAGGCAAGCAGCACTTGAGGATCAATTAATACAACTAGAAACAAAACTGGCTATAGCAGCACAAAATACCCAGATTCAAGTTGGTGAGTATGATGTAAAAAAATGGCATTTTGAACAGGCAACATCTACAGCCTTCAATCTGCCTACAGATGTGACAGTAATTTTACAGCAACTCCAACAAGAAATTGCCCAGAGGCAGCAGGTAGAAGTCTTTCTGGGGGAGAGTGAAAAAAGGCTCAAGCTAGCTCTAGAGTTTTCCCAGATGGGCTTGTGGGATTGGAATGTTGTTACCAATAAAGCCATCTGGTCTGAGAATTATCAAGTGCTTTTTGGTGTGCTTCCTGGTAGTTTTGACGGCCCTTACGAAACCTTTCAAAAGTGCGTTCATCCTGAAGATAGGCAATCTGTAATGCAAGGGATTGTCCACGCTTTGGCACAAAAGACTGACTATAACGATGAATTTCGCATAATTCGCTCAGACCAAAGTGTACATTGGATTTCTGCCAAGGGAAAATTTATCTATAACGACCAAGGAAAACCGGTGCGAATGATCGGGGTTTGTATGGAAACTACTGTGTGCAAGCAAGCAGTAGAAAGTACTCGTGAACTTACAACCCAAGTCCAAGAACAGGCAAATATTTTAAATGCCATCCTCACCGCCTCGGTTGATCACATTTACATCTTTAATCGTAGAGGTTGCTATCAGTTTGTCAGTCATGATGCAGCTACCGTATTAGGCTTTAAGACCCAGGATCTTGTCGGAAAAACTTTGCAAGACCTGGATGTACCCGCAGATCTTATAGAACAGGTAGATAATCAACGACAAGCTGTCATGAAAACTGGGCAGCCAATCAAGGATGAGTGTAAATATGTTACTGCTGATGGGGTGCATTATTATGAATACATCCTCACACCATTACGGAATTCCAATCAAAATATTGAAGGCGTAATTACTGTTTCTCGTGATATTACAGAACACAAACGGGCAGAAAAATCATTGCGTGAAAGTGAAGCGCGATTTCGGCGTTTGTTTGAATCTAACTTAATCGGTGTCGCTTTTTGGAATCTGGATGGCTTTATTGTTGATGCTAATGATGCCTTTCTTCAACTAACTGGCTACACTCGTGATGAGTTTGCCACTTTAGGTAGAATTAATTGGAGAGAACTTACTCCTGCCGAGTATAAGCATTTAGACGATCGCGCCCTTTTGGAAGTGCAAGCCACTGGAGTTTCCAGAGTTTATGAGAAAGAGTACGTCCAGCGCAACGGGAAGCGAGTACCAATTGTTTTGGGGATAGCCTTACTGGATGACTCCAAAGATAATGGTGTTGCTTTCTTACTGGATATTACTCAGCGCAAATCATTTGAGAAAGAATGCAGTAATTTACTCCAACGAGAACGAACAGCACGGCAACAAGCAGAAATTGCCAACAAAATCAAAGATGAGTTTCTGGCGGTTCTCTCCCATGAACTGCGAACCCCACTCAACTCCATCCTGGGATGGTCGAAAATGCTGCGAACTCGCAATTTTGATGAAAAAACCACTAACCGCGCCTTGGAAACCATTGAACGCAACGCCAAGTTACAAACTCAGCTAATTGAAGATTTGTTGGATGTGTCTCGCATTCTTCAAGGAAAATTAAACTTGAATATTTGTCCAGTGAGCTTGGTAATGGTAGTTGAAGCAGCACTAGAGACAGTACAACTAGCAGCACAAGCCAAATCAATTCAAATTCAGACCATATTTGATCCCAGGTTGGGACAAGTGATGGGCGACCCTAATCGGCTTCAACAAGTTGTGTGGAATTTGCTCTCCAATGCAGTAAAATTTACACCAGCAGGCGGACGGGTAGAAATTCGACTCATGGAAGTTGGGAACCAAGCTCAGATTCAGGTCAGCGATACAGGTAAGGGAATTAGCCCAGAGTTTTTGCCTTATGTGTTCGATTACTTTCGCCAAGCTGATGGCACAATTACGCGGACATTTGGTGGATTAGGTTTAGGATTAGCGATCGTGCGTAAAGTTGTAGAGATGCATGGGGGAATTGTTCAAGCCGAAAGTTCTGGAGAAGAATTGGGTGCAACCTTCACTGTTGAGCTACCGCTTTTGGTCAGAAGTGAACAGCTTCGGCATGAAGAAAATGAATCTTCATCTTGTGCGCCTGATTCCCCACTCCCCTCAGACACTCAAATTTTGGTAGTAGACGATGAGCCAGATATCCGCGACTTAATTACCTTTATTTTGCAAGACTACGGTGTACAAGTAACCGCCGTAGCATCAGCAGAGGAAGCATTACAAGCGCTGTCTGAGTCCATTCCAGATATTTTAATTAGTGATATTGGAATGCCAAAAACAGACGGTTATATGCTGATGCGTGAAGTGCGATCGCGATCGCCAGGGCAAGGAGGAGACGTACCAGCGATCGCTCTCACAGCTTATGCAGGCGAAATGAATCAGCAGCAAGCATTAGCAGCCGGATTTCAAATGCATATTTCTAAACCAGTAGATCCAGATGCATTGGTGAAAGCGATCGCTGATTTGATAAATTAG
- a CDS encoding DUF4336 domain-containing protein, producing MADDERIVNAQQINPKDFSWGLWPVVPLYPYGRRQTIRKEIVKDTIWNFDQIQGIFYVVVPIRMTVVKLEAGGLLIYAPVAPTPECIRLVNELVAEHGNVKYIILPTISGIEHKVFVGPFARYFPTAQVFVAPHQWSFPLNLPLSWLGLPPKRTQVLPEDSSKTPFADEFDYAMLGPIELGPGRFAEVAFFHKRSHTLLVTDSVLSISEDPPAIALLDPYPLLFHAKDDATDIVADIQANRRKGWGRISLFALYFQPKALNIRQWSQVFQDALKAPERSRKAYFGLYPFKWHPDWQRSFDALRGDGRLFVAPILQTLILNRAPKETIDWADKVASWDFEWIIPCHFDSPIKAKPHQFRQAFSFLEKQPAVSAGLFSSRSYPLPEEDFKLLKEIDAGLNKFGIVPAAKEKV from the coding sequence GTGGCTGATGATGAACGCATAGTCAATGCACAACAGATAAATCCAAAAGATTTTTCATGGGGATTATGGCCTGTTGTGCCACTCTACCCTTATGGCAGGCGGCAGACAATCCGCAAAGAAATAGTAAAGGACACAATTTGGAATTTTGACCAAATTCAGGGCATTTTCTACGTTGTTGTGCCGATTCGCATGACTGTTGTTAAGCTCGAAGCTGGGGGTCTTCTCATCTATGCGCCTGTTGCACCAACCCCAGAATGTATCCGGCTTGTGAATGAGTTGGTGGCGGAACACGGTAACGTTAAGTACATTATCCTGCCAACTATCTCCGGCATAGAACATAAGGTATTCGTCGGCCCCTTCGCCAGATATTTTCCGACTGCACAGGTGTTTGTGGCTCCCCATCAGTGGAGTTTCCCGCTAAATCTCCCCCTTAGCTGGCTTGGTTTACCACCGAAACGAACTCAAGTACTTCCAGAAGATAGTAGCAAAACACCCTTTGCTGACGAGTTCGATTATGCAATGCTAGGCCCTATCGAGCTTGGCCCTGGTCGGTTTGCAGAAGTTGCTTTTTTTCATAAGCGATCGCATACTCTTTTAGTAACAGATTCTGTACTTTCTATCTCAGAAGATCCACCTGCGATCGCACTTTTAGATCCATATCCCTTACTATTCCATGCCAAGGATGATGCTACTGATATTGTTGCAGACATTCAGGCAAATCGCCGTAAGGGATGGGGGCGCATCTCGTTGTTTGCTTTGTACTTTCAACCAAAGGCACTAAATATCCGCCAATGGAGTCAGGTGTTCCAAGATGCCTTGAAAGCTCCAGAACGCTCAAGGAAAGCTTATTTTGGATTGTACCCTTTTAAATGGCATCCAGATTGGCAGCGATCGTTTGATGCTTTGCGAGGTGATGGGCGTTTGTTTGTCGCGCCAATTTTACAGACGCTGATTCTCAACCGCGCACCGAAAGAAACGATTGACTGGGCTGATAAAGTTGCAAGTTGGGACTTCGAGTGGATTATTCCTTGTCACTTTGATTCACCGATTAAAGCCAAGCCGCATCAGTTTCGCCAAGCTTTCTCTTTTTTAGAAAAGCAGCCTGCTGTCAGTGCGGGTTTGTTCAGCAGTAGGAGCTATCCTTTGCCAGAGGAGGATTTTAAACTACTTAAAGAAATCGATGCAGGTTTAAATAAGTTTGGGATTGTGCCAGCAGCAAAGGAGAAAGTGTAG